The following proteins are co-located in the Rhodococcus opacus B4 genome:
- the argS gene encoding arginine--tRNA ligase, translated as MTPADLAELLRGTAAKVLAERGLDVSVLPETLTVERPRNPEHGDYATNVAMQVAKKVGTNPRELAGWLADALTAAEGIDSADIAGPGFLNIRLAADAQGAIVAKILEAGAAFGAGHTLDGKKINLEFVSANPTGPIHLGGTRWAAVGDALGRILSTQGAAVTREYYFNDHGAQIDRFSRSLIAAAKGEPAPEDGYAGAYIADIAAQVQQQRPDVLDLPAGEQQEVFRSIGVDLMFAHIKRTLHEFGVDFDVYFHENSLFESGAVEKAVETLKDSGNLFQEDGAWWLKSTDFGDDKDRVVIKSDGNAAYIAGDIAYFQDKRSRGFDLCIYMLGADHHGYIGRLKAAAAAFGDDPDTVEVLIGQMVNLVRDGVAVKMSKRAGTVITLDDLVEAIGVDASRYAMIRSSVDSSIDIDLELWTSTGNENPVYYVQYAHARLSAIARNAADLGIAVTDPDFSLLIAEQEGDLIRTLGEYPRVVTSAANLREPHRIARYLEELAGAYHRFYGACRILPQGDEEVGPLHIARLALCDASRQVLANGLALLGVSAPEQM; from the coding sequence GTGACTCCAGCTGACCTTGCCGAACTGCTCCGCGGAACCGCCGCGAAAGTGCTCGCCGAACGCGGACTCGACGTGTCCGTGCTTCCCGAAACTCTCACGGTCGAGCGTCCGCGCAATCCCGAGCACGGCGATTACGCCACCAACGTCGCGATGCAGGTGGCCAAGAAGGTCGGTACCAACCCGCGTGAGCTGGCCGGCTGGCTCGCCGACGCGCTGACCGCCGCCGAGGGCATCGACAGCGCCGACATCGCGGGCCCGGGCTTCCTCAACATCCGCCTGGCCGCCGACGCGCAGGGCGCGATCGTCGCGAAGATCCTCGAGGCGGGTGCCGCCTTCGGGGCGGGTCACACTCTCGACGGCAAGAAGATCAACCTCGAGTTCGTGTCCGCGAACCCCACCGGCCCCATCCACCTCGGTGGAACCCGCTGGGCCGCGGTGGGCGACGCGCTGGGCCGCATCCTGTCGACCCAGGGCGCGGCGGTCACCCGCGAGTACTACTTCAACGACCACGGCGCCCAGATCGACCGGTTCTCCCGCTCGCTGATCGCCGCCGCCAAGGGGGAGCCCGCCCCCGAGGACGGATACGCGGGCGCCTACATCGCCGACATCGCCGCCCAGGTGCAGCAGCAGCGTCCCGACGTGCTGGACCTGCCCGCGGGCGAGCAGCAGGAAGTGTTCCGGTCCATCGGCGTGGACCTGATGTTCGCGCACATCAAACGCACCCTGCACGAGTTCGGCGTCGACTTCGACGTCTACTTCCACGAGAACTCGCTGTTCGAGTCCGGCGCGGTGGAGAAGGCCGTAGAGACGCTGAAGGATTCCGGCAACCTCTTCCAGGAGGACGGCGCCTGGTGGCTCAAGAGCACCGACTTCGGCGACGACAAGGACCGGGTCGTCATCAAGAGCGACGGCAACGCGGCGTACATCGCCGGTGACATCGCCTACTTCCAGGACAAGCGCTCCCGCGGCTTCGACCTGTGCATCTACATGCTCGGCGCGGACCACCACGGGTACATCGGCCGGCTCAAGGCGGCCGCGGCCGCGTTCGGCGACGACCCCGACACCGTCGAGGTGCTCATCGGCCAGATGGTGAACCTGGTCCGCGACGGTGTCGCGGTGAAGATGAGCAAGCGCGCCGGCACCGTCATCACCCTGGACGACCTGGTCGAGGCGATCGGCGTCGACGCGTCGCGGTACGCCATGATCCGGTCCTCGGTGGATTCGAGCATCGACATCGACCTCGAGCTGTGGACGAGCACCGGAAACGAGAACCCGGTGTACTACGTGCAGTACGCGCACGCCCGGCTGTCGGCCATCGCCCGCAACGCCGCCGACCTCGGCATCGCCGTCACGGATCCCGACTTCTCGCTGCTGATCGCGGAGCAGGAAGGCGATCTGATCCGCACCCTCGGCGAGTACCCGCGGGTCGTGACCAGCGCCGCGAATCTACGTGAGCCGCACCGCATCGCGCGGTATCTCGAGGAGCTGGCCGGTGCCTACCACCGGTTCTACGGTGCCTGCCGCATCCTGCCCCAGGGCGACGAGGAGGTCGGCCCGCTGCACATCGCGCGCCTGGCCCTGTGCGACGCGTCCCGTCAGGTCCTGGCCAACGGTCTCGCCCTGCTCGGCGTCAGCGCACCGGAGCAGATGTGA
- a CDS encoding DUF3105 domain-containing protein, whose translation MPSGSESRGPDKNSGAKSAKAIKAAKKKSGGAKVKGGASAPRNIPWLTIGAGAAVLALVAVLAINLVPKYQAKEEAAKYAPSAENPDPSVNIDGVVKVDYPAGIHIQPTQRVAYDQSPPFGGPHDAIWATCTGTVYPNAIRTENAVHSLEHGAVWIAYNPDELSADQVETLKDKVDGETYTLLSPYPGLDSPVSVQSWGHQLKVDSVDDERIDQFITALRINKNTYPEVGASCSSIPGSGFDPDNPPPFDPSTPGADAVPMDGGGISPDQSESGGAGAQLPSGMQLPSDLQLPSDLQQAPAEGGNG comes from the coding sequence ATGCCAAGCGGTTCGGAAAGTCGCGGTCCCGATAAGAACTCGGGCGCGAAGTCGGCGAAGGCCATCAAGGCCGCCAAGAAGAAGAGCGGCGGCGCGAAAGTCAAGGGCGGCGCGTCCGCTCCGCGGAACATCCCGTGGCTGACGATCGGCGCCGGAGCGGCCGTTCTCGCACTCGTGGCGGTTCTCGCGATCAACCTGGTTCCCAAGTATCAGGCCAAGGAAGAGGCCGCGAAGTACGCGCCGAGCGCCGAGAACCCCGATCCGTCGGTCAACATCGACGGCGTCGTGAAGGTCGACTATCCGGCAGGCATCCACATCCAGCCGACGCAGCGCGTCGCGTACGACCAGTCGCCGCCGTTCGGCGGCCCGCACGACGCCATCTGGGCGACGTGCACCGGCACGGTCTACCCGAACGCGATCCGCACCGAGAACGCGGTGCACTCGCTCGAGCACGGTGCCGTGTGGATCGCCTACAACCCGGACGAGCTGTCCGCCGACCAGGTCGAGACGCTGAAGGACAAGGTCGACGGCGAGACGTACACGCTGCTGTCGCCGTACCCGGGCCTCGACAGTCCCGTCTCCGTGCAGTCGTGGGGTCACCAGTTGAAGGTGGACAGCGTCGACGACGAGCGAATCGACCAGTTCATCACCGCGCTGCGGATCAACAAGAACACCTATCCCGAGGTCGGCGCGAGCTGCTCGTCCATCCCGGGCTCCGGTTTCGACCCGGACAACCCGCCACCGTTCGACCCGTCCACGCCGGGCGCGGACGCGGTGCCGATGGACGGTGGCGGAATCAGCCCCGACCAGTCGGAATCCGGCGGCGCGGGAGCGCAGCTGCCGAGCGGCATGCAGCTCCCGAGCGACCTGCAACTGCCGTCCGATCTGCAGCAGGCCCCGGCCGAGGGCGGCAATGGCTAG
- a CDS encoding DUF305 domain-containing protein, translating to MASSADPGHGPETDSVDEAAPARPSQRTALLVIGLIGAIALGFALGFLARLPLEDSGTPVPEAGSVDVGFAQDMSVHHSQAVEMSAIALANATDPAVRSLAYDILTTQQNQLGQMQGWLALWDQPALPSGGYMGWMESEHSDGHTHGTAENTHMESMSKMPGMASSEDMAALRQATGPAVDVLYLQLMLRHHQGGLPMMEYAAQHASEDAVRSLAQTMVDTQQSESTVMTNMLTAKGAAPLPMN from the coding sequence ATGGCTAGTTCCGCCGATCCCGGGCACGGACCGGAGACCGATTCCGTCGACGAGGCGGCCCCGGCCCGGCCAAGTCAGCGCACAGCGCTGCTGGTCATCGGGCTGATCGGCGCCATCGCCCTCGGATTCGCGCTCGGGTTCCTCGCCCGGCTTCCGCTCGAGGACTCCGGCACCCCGGTTCCCGAGGCCGGTTCCGTCGATGTCGGATTCGCGCAGGACATGAGCGTGCATCACAGCCAGGCGGTGGAGATGTCCGCGATTGCGCTGGCCAATGCCACCGACCCGGCGGTCCGCAGTCTCGCGTACGACATCCTCACCACACAGCAGAACCAGCTCGGACAGATGCAGGGCTGGCTCGCGCTGTGGGATCAGCCGGCCCTGCCGTCCGGCGGCTACATGGGCTGGATGGAATCCGAGCACTCGGACGGTCACACCCACGGGACCGCCGAGAACACGCACATGGAGTCGATGTCGAAGATGCCCGGCATGGCGTCGTCGGAGGACATGGCCGCGTTACGTCAGGCCACCGGCCCGGCCGTCGACGTCCTCTACCTCCAGCTGATGCTGCGGCACCACCAGGGCGGGCTCCCGATGATGGAGTACGCGGCCCAGCACGCGTCGGAAGACGCGGTCCGCAGTCTCGCGCAGACGATGGTGGACACCCAGCAGAGCGAATCGACGGTGATGACGAACATGCTCACCGCGAAGGGCGCCGCGCCCCTGCCGATGAACTGA
- a CDS encoding phosphoketolase family protein, protein MTEVRQPGSQDSDGHYSDADLESDLRWWAAANYLTVAQIYLQDNTLLREPLRPEHIKPRLLGHWGTSPGLSMIYALLNRLIRRTDTDCLYVTGPGHGGPALVAATYLEGTYSEVYPGVSRDAAGIHRLCRQFSTPGGIPSHVSVQTPGSIHEGGELGYALAHAAGAAFDHPNLLVACVIGDGEAETGPLSASWKLPAFLNPERDGAVLPILHVNGAKIAGPTVHGRSSDADVEAFLGGQGWAPVVVSGDDPRQVFPALHRALTDAHTAISDLQREARADRRSAAKWPAIVLRTPKGWTGPRTVDGVLVEGTHRAHQVPLSGVRTNEAHLRQLEEWMRSYGPDQLFDSSGALVPDLVRLAPQGDKRMGSSPYANGGRLRADLPVPPLEKYALPIEKPGTTHHETTRVLGELLRDLYAATTTQDGGGYFRLFCPDETSSNRLGAVFEVTDRCWQLPVTDYDDGLAARGRVMEVLSEHLCEGWLEGYLLSGRHGLFASYEAFAMVSVSMLVQHTKWLQHAVDLPWRAPVASLNVLLTSTCWRNDHNGFSHQGPGMIDAVIPLAPDVVRVWLPPDSNTLLSIADHCLRSTDHVNLVVVDKQPHLQYLSLAEAHAHCAAGASVWEWAGTESSAGTEPDVVLAAAGDVPTQEILAAAQLLREHTPELVTRVVNVVDLMGLLTPTEHPHGFDARTFLDLFTADTDVVFAFHGYSRAVHELLHGRPAPDRFHVRGFSEQGTTTTPFDMVVLNRMSRYHLALAALRRTRREPAGATELADHCLRQLERHGEYVVAHLEDMPEVRDWTWS, encoded by the coding sequence ATGACCGAAGTACGGCAGCCGGGGTCGCAGGACTCCGACGGGCACTATTCCGACGCCGACCTCGAGTCGGACCTGCGGTGGTGGGCGGCGGCCAACTATCTGACGGTTGCGCAGATCTACCTGCAGGACAACACGCTTCTGCGTGAACCGCTGCGCCCGGAACACATCAAACCCCGGCTGCTCGGGCACTGGGGGACGAGCCCGGGGCTGTCGATGATCTACGCGCTGCTGAACCGTCTCATCCGCCGGACCGACACGGACTGCCTGTACGTGACCGGTCCCGGTCACGGTGGTCCGGCGCTCGTCGCCGCCACGTACCTCGAGGGAACGTACTCGGAGGTGTATCCGGGCGTGTCCCGCGACGCCGCCGGTATCCACCGGCTGTGCCGGCAGTTCTCGACGCCGGGCGGCATCCCGAGTCACGTCAGTGTGCAGACCCCGGGCAGCATCCACGAGGGCGGCGAGCTCGGCTACGCGCTCGCACACGCCGCCGGGGCGGCATTCGACCACCCGAATCTGTTGGTGGCGTGCGTGATCGGAGACGGGGAGGCGGAGACGGGACCGCTGTCCGCGTCGTGGAAACTGCCCGCATTCCTCAACCCGGAACGCGACGGTGCGGTGCTGCCGATCCTGCACGTCAACGGTGCGAAGATCGCCGGGCCCACCGTCCACGGCCGCAGCAGCGACGCCGACGTCGAAGCGTTCCTCGGTGGTCAGGGGTGGGCGCCGGTCGTCGTCTCCGGTGACGATCCGCGGCAGGTCTTCCCGGCGCTGCATCGCGCCCTGACCGACGCCCATACCGCGATCTCCGACCTTCAGCGGGAGGCACGGGCCGACCGGCGCAGCGCCGCCAAGTGGCCGGCGATCGTGCTCCGGACCCCCAAGGGCTGGACCGGTCCGCGCACCGTCGACGGCGTGCTCGTCGAGGGCACGCACCGGGCGCATCAGGTTCCGCTGTCGGGAGTCCGCACCAACGAGGCGCATCTGCGTCAACTCGAGGAGTGGATGCGGTCGTACGGCCCGGACCAACTGTTCGACTCGTCGGGCGCACTCGTGCCGGACCTGGTGCGGCTGGCGCCGCAGGGCGACAAGAGGATGGGGTCGTCGCCGTACGCGAACGGCGGCCGCCTGCGCGCGGATCTTCCCGTCCCGCCCCTGGAGAAGTACGCGCTCCCCATCGAGAAACCCGGCACCACCCACCACGAGACCACCCGGGTACTCGGCGAATTGCTCCGCGACCTCTATGCCGCCACCACCACACAAGACGGCGGTGGATACTTCCGGCTGTTCTGTCCCGACGAAACGTCCAGCAACCGATTGGGCGCCGTCTTCGAGGTGACCGACCGGTGCTGGCAGCTGCCGGTCACCGACTACGACGACGGACTGGCGGCCCGCGGCCGGGTGATGGAGGTGCTCAGCGAGCACCTCTGCGAGGGATGGCTGGAGGGGTACCTGCTGTCGGGGCGGCACGGACTGTTCGCGAGCTACGAGGCCTTCGCGATGGTGAGCGTGTCGATGCTCGTCCAGCACACCAAGTGGCTGCAGCATGCGGTGGATCTGCCGTGGCGGGCGCCGGTGGCCTCGCTGAACGTCCTGCTCACCAGCACCTGCTGGCGCAACGACCACAACGGGTTCAGCCACCAGGGGCCGGGCATGATCGACGCCGTGATCCCGCTCGCACCGGATGTGGTCCGGGTGTGGCTCCCACCGGACTCGAACACCCTGCTCTCGATCGCCGACCACTGCCTCCGCAGCACCGATCACGTCAACCTCGTCGTGGTCGACAAACAGCCGCACCTGCAGTACCTGTCCCTTGCGGAGGCGCACGCGCACTGCGCGGCCGGGGCGTCGGTGTGGGAGTGGGCGGGAACGGAGTCTTCGGCGGGCACCGAACCGGATGTCGTGCTCGCTGCCGCCGGGGACGTCCCGACCCAGGAAATTCTCGCCGCCGCGCAGTTGCTGCGCGAACACACCCCGGAACTGGTCACCCGGGTGGTCAATGTCGTCGACCTGATGGGGCTGCTCACGCCGACCGAGCACCCGCACGGATTCGACGCGCGCACATTCCTCGACCTCTTCACCGCGGACACGGACGTGGTGTTCGCGTTCCACGGGTACTCGCGCGCCGTCCACGAGTTGCTACACGGACGTCCCGCACCGGACCGCTTCCACGTCCGCGGCTTCAGCGAACAGGGCACTACGACCACACCGTTCGACATGGTCGTGCTCAACCGGATGAGCCGATACCACCTCGCGCTCGCCGCGCTGCGCCGCACGCGGCGGGAGCCGGCCGGTGCCACGGAGTTGGCCGATCACTGCCTCCGGCAACTCGAACGGCACGGCGAATACGTCGTCGCGCACCTCGAGGACATGCCCGAGGTGCGCGACTGGACGTGGTCGTGA
- a CDS encoding glucose 1-dehydrogenase, protein MDAGSLFDVAGKTVVVTGGSRGIGRMIAQGFVQSGATVVISARKAEACEKAAAELSALGPGTCHAHPADLSTEEGIASLVARVAEVSPRLDVLINNAGATWGAPVDEFPAGGFDKIFDINVKGVFMLTQALLPSLRAAATDDDPGRVINIGSIDGLVVSGTDNFSYGASKAAVHMLTRKLAATLAAERITVNAIAPGPFPSKMMAFILDDPERKDAIEGAVPLGRVGTPEDVAGTAIFLSSRAGAYLTGTVIPVDGGMSGTR, encoded by the coding sequence ATGGATGCAGGTTCACTGTTCGACGTCGCGGGCAAGACCGTGGTGGTAACCGGCGGTTCGCGGGGTATCGGCCGGATGATCGCGCAGGGATTCGTGCAGTCCGGCGCGACCGTTGTGATTTCCGCCCGCAAGGCCGAGGCGTGCGAGAAGGCCGCCGCCGAACTGTCCGCACTCGGGCCGGGGACGTGCCACGCGCATCCCGCCGACCTGTCCACCGAGGAAGGGATCGCGAGCCTCGTCGCACGGGTCGCCGAGGTGTCGCCCCGTCTCGACGTTCTAATCAACAACGCCGGCGCGACGTGGGGTGCGCCGGTCGACGAGTTCCCCGCCGGCGGATTCGACAAGATCTTCGACATCAACGTCAAGGGCGTATTCATGCTCACCCAGGCGCTGCTGCCGAGTCTGCGGGCCGCGGCGACCGACGACGACCCCGGCCGGGTGATCAACATCGGGTCGATCGACGGACTCGTCGTGTCCGGCACCGACAACTTCTCGTACGGGGCGAGCAAGGCCGCGGTGCACATGCTCACCCGCAAGCTCGCCGCGACGCTCGCCGCCGAACGGATCACCGTCAATGCCATTGCACCGGGACCGTTCCCGAGCAAGATGATGGCCTTCATCCTGGACGATCCGGAGCGGAAGGATGCGATCGAGGGTGCCGTTCCGCTCGGCCGGGTCGGCACCCCGGAAGACGTCGCGGGCACCGCGATCTTCCTGTCCTCACGTGCCGGTGCGTACCTCACCGGCACCGTGATCCCCGTCGACGGCGGGATGTCGGGAACGCGCTGA
- a CDS encoding NADPH:quinone oxidoreductase family protein — protein sequence MKVWRVHELGEPRTALHLEEVPDPTAGPGQVLVRVLAAPANFPDVLLCRGEYQIKPPLPFTPGVELCGEVVALGEGVTRFAVGDRVIGNPNLPGGGFAEMAVMDEVDTFAAPSALDDAEASALSIGYQTSWFALQRRTRLKPGETLLVHAAAGGVGSAAVQLGKAAGAQVIGVVGGADKADYCRRLGADLVIDRRTEDFVPLVKEFTGGRGADVVYDPVGGDAYAKSTKCIAFEGRILIIGFAGGTIPTPGLNHALIKNYSIIGLHWGLYKQYNQQAIADCHEELTRLADSGAIRPLISERLSLADVADGLGRLGDGSTVGRLVFQP from the coding sequence ATGAAGGTATGGCGTGTCCACGAACTCGGCGAGCCGCGCACCGCACTGCACCTCGAGGAGGTCCCGGACCCCACGGCAGGCCCCGGGCAGGTGCTGGTCCGGGTCCTCGCCGCACCGGCGAACTTCCCCGACGTGCTGCTGTGCCGCGGTGAATACCAGATCAAGCCGCCGCTGCCGTTCACGCCCGGTGTCGAGTTGTGCGGCGAGGTGGTCGCGCTCGGTGAGGGCGTCACCCGCTTCGCCGTCGGCGACCGGGTCATCGGCAACCCGAACCTGCCCGGCGGCGGATTCGCGGAGATGGCCGTGATGGACGAGGTCGACACGTTCGCCGCCCCGTCCGCACTCGACGACGCCGAGGCGTCCGCGTTGAGCATCGGCTACCAGACGAGTTGGTTCGCCCTGCAACGGCGCACCCGGCTGAAGCCGGGGGAGACGCTGCTCGTCCATGCCGCCGCGGGCGGAGTGGGCAGCGCCGCCGTGCAACTGGGCAAGGCCGCGGGGGCACAGGTGATCGGCGTCGTCGGAGGCGCCGACAAGGCCGACTACTGCCGGCGGCTGGGGGCGGACCTGGTGATCGACCGGCGCACCGAAGACTTCGTCCCGCTGGTCAAGGAATTCACCGGCGGACGCGGCGCGGACGTCGTCTACGACCCGGTCGGCGGCGACGCCTACGCGAAGTCCACCAAGTGCATCGCGTTCGAGGGCCGGATCCTGATCATCGGGTTCGCCGGCGGCACCATCCCGACACCCGGCCTCAACCACGCCCTGATCAAGAACTACTCCATCATCGGACTGCACTGGGGCCTGTACAAGCAGTACAACCAGCAGGCGATCGCCGACTGCCACGAGGAACTGACCCGCCTCGCCGACTCCGGCGCCATCAGGCCGCTGATCAGCGAGCGGCTGTCGCTCGCGGACGTGGCCGACGGCCTCGGCCGGCTCGGCGACGGCAGCACCGTCGGCCGCCTCGTCTTCCAACCCTGA
- a CDS encoding acyl-CoA dehydrogenase family protein: MNTADLLYSDTEDALRDSVRRLLADRCPPELVAGAYDGSPADCSGVWKSLAAELGLAGLLVPEDLGGAGASAREAAVVMEEIGRAVAPVPYLSSAVLATVALVKAGDTETIGALADGTTTGALTVGLATAPGRFTPAVRRVGDTLTGTVTSVAGASEADILIVPVEGPGGLELHTVPAGTAGVTVTPVLALDMTRSLADVAFDGAASTRIDDGNAAAAVREALVLGAALLASEQLGLAQWCFQTTLAYVKDRTQFGRAVGSFQAIKHRLADLWLEVTSAAAAARYAADTAARGDADAEVAATIAQAYCSGVAVHAAEECVQLHGGIGMTWEYPAHLYLKRAKSDQLAFGTAYRHRAHLAGLIDLPA; this comes from the coding sequence ATGAACACCGCAGATCTGCTGTACTCCGACACGGAAGACGCCCTGCGCGACTCCGTCCGCCGGCTCCTCGCCGACCGCTGCCCACCGGAACTGGTGGCCGGGGCGTACGACGGATCGCCCGCCGACTGCTCCGGCGTGTGGAAATCGCTCGCCGCCGAACTCGGACTCGCGGGACTGCTCGTCCCCGAGGACCTGGGCGGCGCCGGGGCGAGCGCACGCGAGGCCGCGGTGGTCATGGAGGAGATCGGACGCGCCGTCGCGCCCGTCCCGTACCTGTCCAGCGCCGTCCTCGCAACGGTCGCGCTGGTGAAGGCGGGCGACACCGAGACGATCGGCGCACTCGCCGACGGGACGACCACCGGTGCGCTCACGGTCGGGCTCGCGACCGCACCGGGCCGGTTCACCCCCGCCGTGCGCCGGGTCGGCGACACCCTCACCGGCACCGTGACCAGCGTCGCGGGCGCCTCCGAAGCCGACATCCTGATCGTGCCCGTCGAGGGTCCGGGCGGGCTCGAGCTGCACACGGTGCCCGCGGGCACCGCCGGGGTCACCGTCACGCCCGTCCTCGCACTCGACATGACCCGGTCGCTGGCGGACGTCGCGTTCGACGGCGCGGCGTCGACCCGCATCGACGACGGCAACGCCGCGGCAGCCGTCCGGGAGGCCCTCGTTCTCGGCGCCGCACTGCTCGCCTCCGAGCAACTCGGGCTCGCACAGTGGTGCTTCCAGACGACGCTGGCGTACGTCAAGGACCGAACCCAGTTCGGTCGCGCCGTCGGGTCGTTCCAGGCGATCAAGCACCGCCTCGCCGACCTGTGGCTCGAAGTGACGTCGGCGGCCGCCGCCGCCCGGTACGCCGCCGACACCGCCGCCCGGGGCGACGCGGACGCCGAGGTCGCGGCCACCATCGCGCAGGCGTACTGCAGCGGGGTCGCCGTCCACGCCGCGGAGGAGTGCGTCCAGTTGCACGGCGGGATCGGCATGACGTGGGAATACCCCGCCCACCTGTACCTGAAGAGGGCGAAGAGCGACCAGCTCGCGTTCGGCACCGCCTACCGTCACCGCGCGCACCTCGCCGGTCTGATCGACCTGCCCGCGTAA
- a CDS encoding acyl-CoA dehydrogenase family protein has translation MTTDEPAIARDLSGRVATLVEQNDLSDPARFLGARFDAGLAWVHFPPGRGGLGLPQSFQAQVDAELEAAGAPGPEKGRNGIGLGMAAPTIAAFGTEEQQRKYLRPIFTGEHIYCQLFSEPGAGSDLAAVATRAVREGDGWIVNGQKVWTSGAQNAQMAILVARTDPTVPKHAGLTYFLCDMSDPGIDVRPLRQITGEAEFNEVFLTDVRIPDSDRLGGEGQGWRVATATLNNERVAIGGSAAARESGMIGPVARAWREHPELRDPAMHDELLRLWVEAEVARLTGERLRQQLAAGQPGPEGSGLKLAFARLAQTISGFDIELHGEAGLQYDDWTMRRPDRVDFTGREPGYRYLRSKGNSIEGGTSEILRNVIAERVLGLPPEHRVDKDIAWKDLPR, from the coding sequence ATGACCACTGACGAACCGGCGATCGCACGCGACCTGAGCGGCCGCGTCGCGACACTCGTCGAACAGAACGACCTGTCGGATCCGGCCCGGTTCCTCGGGGCCCGATTCGACGCCGGCCTCGCATGGGTCCACTTTCCGCCCGGACGCGGCGGTCTGGGGCTGCCGCAGAGCTTCCAGGCGCAGGTCGACGCCGAACTCGAGGCAGCGGGCGCGCCGGGTCCGGAGAAGGGTCGCAACGGGATCGGATTGGGCATGGCCGCGCCGACCATTGCCGCGTTCGGCACCGAGGAACAACAGCGGAAGTACCTTCGGCCGATCTTCACCGGCGAGCACATCTACTGCCAGTTGTTCAGCGAACCGGGTGCGGGTTCCGACCTCGCCGCGGTCGCGACGCGAGCCGTCCGTGAGGGTGACGGCTGGATCGTCAACGGGCAGAAGGTGTGGACGTCGGGGGCGCAGAACGCGCAGATGGCGATCCTCGTGGCCCGGACGGATCCGACGGTCCCGAAGCACGCCGGGCTCACCTACTTCCTGTGCGACATGAGCGATCCCGGTATCGACGTCCGGCCGCTGCGGCAGATCACCGGCGAGGCCGAGTTCAACGAGGTGTTCCTCACCGACGTCCGCATTCCCGATTCCGATCGGCTCGGCGGCGAGGGGCAGGGCTGGCGAGTGGCCACCGCGACCCTCAACAACGAGCGGGTCGCGATCGGCGGTTCCGCGGCCGCCCGGGAGAGCGGCATGATCGGACCGGTCGCCCGCGCCTGGCGGGAACACCCCGAACTCCGCGACCCCGCGATGCACGACGAACTGCTCCGGCTGTGGGTCGAAGCGGAAGTCGCCCGGCTGACCGGCGAACGGCTGCGGCAGCAACTCGCGGCCGGACAACCCGGCCCGGAGGGATCCGGACTGAAGCTGGCGTTCGCCCGGCTCGCGCAGACCATCTCCGGTTTCGACATCGAACTCCACGGCGAGGCCGGGCTGCAGTACGACGACTGGACCATGCGCCGCCCGGACAGGGTCGACTTCACCGGCCGCGAACCGGGGTACCGCTACCTGCGCTCGAAAGGCAACTCGATCGAGGGCGGCACGTCCGAGATCCTGCGCAACGTCATCGCGGAACGCGTCCTCGGCCTCCCGCCGGAGCACCGCGTCGACAAGGACATCGCCTGGAAGGACCTGCCCCGATGA
- a CDS encoding phosphotransferase family protein codes for MSSVDVVGIDTEAVSRWIGTLGLGTAGPLTFDRIGLGQSNLTYLVRDQGGGRWVLRRPPLGHLLVSAHDVAREARILSALEDTAVPTPRVFGLTDDPEVTDVPLLLMEFVDGQVVDRMSIAESLTPQRRRAIGLSLPRTLAKIHAVDLETTGLTDLASHKPYAQRQLKRWSGQWEKSKTRELPALDDLTRRLTASVPEQRELTLVHGDFHLRNVITSHETGAVTAALDWELCTLGDPLADVGSLLAYWPEPGETTGGDFPASTLDGFPDRVEIAGVYLDETGRDPDALAFWHVLGLWKVAVIAEGVMRRARDEPQNKAAAGTPTVERIDDLVAKACDIAARAGI; via the coding sequence GTGTCTAGCGTGGACGTCGTCGGCATCGACACCGAGGCCGTGAGCCGCTGGATCGGCACGCTCGGCCTCGGCACTGCCGGACCGCTGACCTTCGACCGGATCGGCCTCGGCCAGTCGAACCTCACCTACCTGGTCCGGGATCAGGGAGGTGGCAGATGGGTGCTGCGGCGCCCACCCCTCGGGCACCTGCTGGTGTCGGCCCACGACGTCGCGCGCGAGGCGCGGATCCTCTCCGCCCTCGAAGACACCGCGGTACCCACCCCGCGGGTGTTCGGGCTCACCGACGATCCGGAGGTGACCGACGTGCCGCTGCTGCTGATGGAGTTCGTCGACGGACAGGTCGTCGATCGGATGTCGATCGCGGAGTCCCTGACCCCGCAGCGTCGCCGGGCGATCGGCCTGTCGCTGCCGCGGACGCTGGCGAAGATCCATGCGGTCGACCTCGAGACCACCGGGTTGACCGATCTGGCCAGCCACAAGCCCTACGCGCAGCGTCAGCTCAAGCGGTGGTCGGGTCAGTGGGAGAAGTCGAAGACCCGCGAGTTGCCCGCCCTCGACGACCTGACCAGGCGACTCACCGCCTCGGTGCCGGAACAGCGGGAACTGACCCTCGTGCACGGCGACTTCCATCTGCGCAACGTCATCACCTCCCACGAGACCGGGGCGGTGACGGCCGCCCTGGACTGGGAGTTGTGCACCCTGGGCGACCCGCTCGCCGACGTCGGCAGCCTGCTCGCGTACTGGCCGGAGCCGGGTGAGACCACCGGCGGCGACTTCCCGGCGTCCACCCTCGACGGTTTCCCGGACCGGGTGGAGATCGCCGGGGTGTACCTCGACGAGACCGGACGCGACCCGGACGCCCTGGCGTTCTGGCACGTCCTCGGCCTGTGGAAGGTGGCGGTCATCGCGGAGGGCGTCATGCGCCGCGCCCGCGACGAACCGCAGAACAAGGCGGCCGCGGGCACCCCGACGGTCGAGCGCATCGACGATCTCGTGGCCAAGGCGTGCGATATCGCCGCCCGGGCCGGAATCTGA